The following are encoded together in the Tatumella ptyseos genome:
- a CDS encoding pyridoxal phosphate-dependent aminotransferase, producing the protein MTRSAPVPESKLPALGTTIFTTMSALAQQVGAINLSQGFPDFSGPDYLQQRLAYHVANGANQYAPMSGALALREAIGQKIARCYGTTVDKETDITVTAGATEALFASITALIRPGDEVICFEPSYDSYAPAVQLAGGIMKHIPLTPPDFAPDWSSFSAAISDKTRLVIINTPHNPTASVWKKQDLDALWDAIAEHPIFVLSDEVYEHICFEPQGHFSLLQHPFLRERGVVVSSFGKTYHMTGWKVGYCVAPPSLSLEIRKIHQYLTFSVHTPSQLALADMLEHAPEHDETLPAFYQQRRDFLINALQNSRFTLLPCQGTYFLLLDYSVISEMNDVDFCLYLTKEVGVAAIPLSVFCKEAFPHRLIRLCFAKEEATLQAAAERLCQL; encoded by the coding sequence ATGACTCGTTCAGCACCGGTTCCGGAAAGTAAACTTCCCGCCTTAGGCACCACTATTTTCACTACCATGAGCGCGCTGGCACAGCAGGTTGGTGCAATTAACCTTTCTCAGGGATTTCCTGATTTTAGTGGCCCAGATTACTTACAACAACGTCTAGCGTATCATGTCGCTAATGGCGCAAACCAATATGCGCCAATGTCTGGGGCGCTAGCTCTACGTGAGGCAATCGGTCAAAAAATCGCGCGGTGCTACGGAACTACAGTCGATAAAGAGACCGACATTACCGTGACAGCGGGCGCTACAGAGGCCTTATTTGCCAGTATTACTGCGTTAATCCGACCGGGTGACGAAGTCATCTGCTTCGAGCCTAGTTACGATAGTTACGCTCCTGCCGTACAATTAGCAGGAGGAATAATGAAACATATACCGCTAACGCCTCCCGATTTTGCGCCTGATTGGTCCAGCTTCTCTGCGGCAATTAGCGATAAAACCCGCTTAGTCATCATTAATACCCCGCACAATCCCACCGCGAGTGTTTGGAAAAAGCAGGATTTAGACGCGTTATGGGATGCCATTGCTGAACATCCCATATTTGTGTTAAGCGATGAGGTATATGAACATATTTGCTTCGAGCCGCAGGGGCATTTCAGCCTATTGCAACACCCTTTCTTACGGGAGCGAGGGGTGGTCGTGTCGTCATTTGGAAAAACCTACCATATGACAGGCTGGAAAGTTGGCTATTGTGTTGCCCCGCCTAGCCTGAGTCTCGAAATCCGTAAAATTCACCAATATTTAACGTTTTCAGTTCATACCCCTTCACAGCTCGCGTTAGCAGACATGCTGGAGCATGCACCTGAGCACGATGAGACGCTTCCGGCCTTTTATCAGCAACGCCGAGATTTTTTAATTAATGCCTTGCAAAACAGTCGGTTCACCTTACTACCTTGTCAAGGAACCTATTTTCTACTGCTCGATTATTCGGTCATTTCAGAGATGAACGATGTCGATTTTTGCCTCTATCTCACCAAAGAAGTTGGCGTTGCGGCGATTCCTCTTTCTGTTTTCTGTAAAGAGGCCTTCCCTCATCGCTTAATTAGGCTCTGTTTTGCCAAAGAAGAAGCGACATTACAGGCCGCGGCGGAGAGACTATGTCAGCTTTAA
- a CDS encoding amidohydrolase, which yields MSALIVRVLQQPIIWMDGEANLQHFSQLIEQSAPCDLWILPEMFTTGFAMQAATHSLSETRVLSWLRALAHKHDTAICGSAAIQLTDGAVNRFYFVTPQGHTSHYDKRHLFRMANEHQYYKPGTHRQIIDYRGWRILPQICYDLRFPAFSRTINNDYDLMIYVASWPAARANHWQALLLARAIENQSWVIGCNRVGEDENGLSYRGDSQIITPEGEVVASALPGEATVLSATIDRQRVIAYRQAFPAWQDADNFTLTPPVG from the coding sequence ATGTCAGCTTTAATTGTCAGGGTATTACAACAACCTATCATTTGGATGGATGGCGAAGCTAATCTTCAACATTTCTCTCAGCTCATTGAACAATCCGCCCCCTGCGATCTATGGATTTTACCCGAAATGTTCACTACTGGGTTTGCCATGCAAGCTGCCACCCATTCTCTGAGTGAAACGCGAGTGCTTAGCTGGTTACGAGCACTCGCCCATAAGCATGACACCGCAATATGCGGTAGCGCAGCGATTCAGTTGACTGACGGAGCCGTAAATCGATTCTATTTTGTCACACCGCAGGGGCACACCTCTCACTACGATAAACGCCATCTTTTTCGGATGGCCAATGAACACCAGTACTATAAGCCTGGAACTCACCGCCAAATTATCGACTACCGTGGATGGCGTATACTGCCGCAAATTTGCTATGACCTCCGCTTTCCGGCCTTTTCGCGCACCATTAACAACGATTATGACTTAATGATCTATGTAGCCAGTTGGCCTGCCGCTCGTGCAAACCACTGGCAAGCCTTACTCTTAGCGCGGGCTATCGAAAACCAAAGTTGGGTCATTGGCTGTAATCGCGTAGGTGAGGATGAAAATGGGCTGTCGTACCGAGGGGATAGCCAAATCATTACGCCTGAGGGGGAAGTGGTCGCCTCTGCCTTACCTGGGGAGGCGACGGTGCTTTCAGCAACCATCGACCGTCAGCGGGTTATCGCTTATCGCCAAGCGTTTCCCGCTTGGCAGGATGCGGATAATTTTACCTTAACTCCCCCGGTAGGTTGA
- the hpxK gene encoding allantoate amidohydrolase, with the protein MLNLIPKALADSAAERVMQRCDLLAAISETPGALTRVYLSDEHFQANRQVQQWMEEAGMSVWQDEVGNICGRYEAVTEGAPAILLGSHLDSVRNAGRYDGPLGVLTAIEVVSALHRQHIRLANAIEIVGFADEEGTRFGITLLGSKGLTGQWPNDWLDKTDDKSISVREAMIAQQLDPRSVLQAARDPESIAAYLELHIEQGPCLEVADLPLGVVTAINGAHRLNCRFTGLAGHAGTVPMSQRQDALAAAAEWIMAIEKETAEAAGGLVATVGQISCSPGAVNVIPGEVSLTLDIRGPEDTPLSQLLEQLLSRAQNIASARGITFDAEEFYHIAATTCDPRLRAACTQAVTAVQGSAPQLSSGAGHDAIAIAAQWPVAMIFVRCEKGISHHPAEAVTVQDVAAGIQAFTHAVQLTATPLREYETDDLSQAV; encoded by the coding sequence ATGCTTAATCTCATTCCAAAAGCGCTGGCGGATAGTGCCGCCGAGCGTGTGATGCAGCGTTGTGACCTGTTAGCGGCTATCAGTGAAACGCCGGGAGCGCTGACACGCGTTTATCTCTCTGATGAACATTTCCAAGCGAATCGCCAAGTTCAGCAATGGATGGAAGAGGCTGGGATGTCAGTCTGGCAAGATGAAGTGGGCAACATCTGTGGTCGGTACGAAGCCGTAACAGAAGGCGCTCCCGCTATCTTATTAGGTTCACATCTTGATTCAGTCCGTAATGCAGGGCGTTATGATGGTCCGCTGGGTGTTTTAACGGCTATTGAAGTGGTGAGCGCTTTACATCGTCAGCATATCCGTCTGGCTAACGCTATCGAAATTGTTGGCTTTGCGGATGAAGAAGGCACCCGTTTTGGGATTACGTTACTTGGTAGTAAAGGGTTAACCGGGCAGTGGCCGAATGATTGGCTTGATAAAACGGACGATAAGTCAATCAGCGTGCGAGAAGCGATGATCGCGCAACAGCTCGATCCGCGTAGCGTATTGCAGGCAGCCCGTGATCCAGAGTCTATCGCTGCCTATTTAGAGCTCCATATCGAGCAAGGCCCTTGCTTAGAAGTGGCAGACCTACCGCTCGGTGTGGTGACGGCGATAAATGGCGCGCATCGTTTAAATTGTCGCTTTACTGGACTTGCTGGACATGCCGGCACAGTGCCAATGTCACAGCGACAAGATGCGCTCGCCGCGGCAGCTGAATGGATTATGGCTATTGAAAAAGAGACAGCTGAAGCGGCAGGCGGATTAGTCGCAACGGTCGGGCAAATCAGTTGTTCACCAGGGGCCGTGAATGTGATCCCAGGTGAAGTCTCATTAACCTTAGATATTCGAGGTCCCGAAGATACCCCGTTAAGTCAGCTTTTAGAACAATTGCTATCACGAGCGCAGAATATTGCGTCCGCACGTGGCATTACCTTCGATGCTGAAGAGTTTTATCATATCGCGGCGACAACCTGTGATCCGCGCTTACGTGCCGCATGTACGCAAGCGGTTACCGCCGTTCAAGGAAGTGCGCCACAATTATCAAGTGGTGCAGGTCATGATGCGATTGCGATTGCCGCACAGTGGCCAGTTGCCATGATTTTTGTGCGCTGTGAAAAAGGGATCAGCCATCATCCGGCCGAAGCTGTCACAGTACAAGATGTTGCAGCAGGGATCCAAGCGTTTACCCATGCGGTGCAATTAACGGCCACTCCCTTACGAGAATATGAAACTGATGATCTCTCTCAAGCAGTTTAA
- the dpaA gene encoding peptidoglycan meso-diaminopimelic acid protein amidase, which yields MRIFALIFAILFSCNAFSQEVVPLSNALQAPVSDQLKTELIGSPVFIQIFKSERTLELYAKVGNQFRLLNRFNICKFSGGLGPKRVQGDFKSPEGFYTIGASQLHPDSHYYRAINLGFPNQYDRANGYNGNYLMIHGDCVSIGCYAMTNSGIDQIFKYVTAAFNNGQTQIEVNIYPFRMTDDNMRRYAGSQYIDFWKQLKPGYDYFEKYKQPPMIAVMNNHYVVNGQNSGTITPRGNPFQTTTPSASKTFLAFTQAK from the coding sequence ATGCGTATTTTCGCACTCATTTTTGCGATATTGTTTTCCTGTAACGCGTTCTCACAAGAAGTCGTTCCACTTTCTAATGCATTACAAGCACCTGTCAGCGATCAACTTAAAACTGAACTGATCGGTTCACCGGTATTTATCCAGATTTTTAAGTCTGAGCGTACGCTTGAACTTTATGCCAAGGTGGGTAACCAGTTCCGCCTACTCAATCGCTTTAATATTTGTAAATTCTCAGGTGGCTTAGGTCCTAAACGGGTTCAAGGTGATTTTAAAAGCCCAGAAGGCTTCTATACCATCGGGGCTTCGCAGCTGCACCCTGATAGTCATTATTACCGCGCCATTAATTTAGGTTTTCCTAATCAATATGACAGGGCCAATGGTTATAACGGCAACTATTTGATGATACACGGAGATTGTGTCTCTATTGGCTGCTATGCCATGACGAATAGTGGTATCGACCAGATCTTTAAGTATGTAACGGCCGCCTTTAACAACGGACAAACACAGATTGAAGTGAATATTTATCCGTTCCGTATGACCGATGATAACATGCGTCGCTATGCTGGCTCACAATACATCGATTTTTGGAAGCAGTTGAAGCCTGGTTATGATTATTTCGAGAAATATAAGCAACCGCCAATGATCGCTGTAATGAATAACCATTATGTCGTCAATGGTCAGAATAGTGGAACGATTACCCCACGAGGTAACCCATTCCAAACCACTACACCCAGTGCTTCAAAGACCTTTTTGGCCTTCACCCAAGCAAAATAG
- the uraH gene encoding hydroxyisourate hydrolase, producing MSTITTHILDTALGKPASNVAISLDQLTNEGWQQIAEGRTDSDGRLKTLTPEPIVPGHYRLTAEIGDYFAQSNRPSLYLTAQIDFVITQTGEHFHLPYLITPNSWSTYRGS from the coding sequence ATGAGTACGATTACGACGCATATTTTAGATACCGCCCTGGGAAAACCGGCAAGTAATGTCGCCATCTCCTTAGACCAACTCACTAACGAGGGATGGCAACAGATTGCCGAAGGGAGGACGGATAGCGATGGGCGACTAAAAACGTTAACGCCTGAGCCTATCGTTCCAGGACACTATCGATTAACCGCTGAAATTGGCGACTATTTTGCACAGAGTAATCGTCCTTCGCTTTACCTCACGGCACAAATTGATTTTGTCATTACACAGACCGGCGAACACTTCCATCTTCCCTATCTTATCACCCCGAATTCTTGGTCAACCTACCGGGGGAGTTAA
- a CDS encoding class II glutamine amidotransferase, with translation MCELLGMSANVPTDICFSFSGLVQRGGGTGPHKDGWGITFYEGKGCRTFKDPLPSFESPIARLVQEYPIKSHSVIAHIRQANRGKVALENTHPFTRELWGRHWTYAHNGQLKGYRRLETGQFRPVGETDSERAFCWLLHKLSQRFPQTPKNWTPVFRYIAELANELRALGVFNMLLSDGRYLMAYCSTHLHWITRRAPFGKAVLIDQDVEVDFMQQTTAHDVVTVVATQPLTGNETWHKIMPGEWKLFCLGEGQKGL, from the coding sequence ATGTGTGAGCTGCTTGGGATGAGCGCAAATGTCCCTACTGATATCTGTTTTAGTTTTTCCGGCTTAGTCCAACGCGGCGGAGGAACTGGACCGCATAAGGATGGATGGGGGATTACTTTTTATGAAGGGAAGGGGTGCCGAACCTTTAAGGACCCGTTGCCGAGTTTTGAATCTCCCATTGCGCGATTAGTGCAAGAGTATCCTATCAAATCTCATTCTGTTATCGCACATATTCGTCAAGCAAACCGCGGTAAAGTCGCTTTAGAGAACACTCACCCTTTTACCCGTGAACTTTGGGGACGTCATTGGACTTATGCGCATAACGGGCAGCTAAAAGGTTACCGTCGCCTTGAAACCGGACAATTTCGGCCAGTGGGGGAAACGGACAGTGAACGGGCTTTCTGCTGGTTACTGCATAAACTTTCACAACGTTTTCCACAGACGCCAAAAAATTGGACGCCAGTCTTTCGTTATATAGCTGAACTGGCTAATGAATTGAGAGCATTAGGTGTTTTCAATATGTTACTTTCAGATGGTCGTTATTTGATGGCCTATTGCTCAACCCATCTTCATTGGATCACGCGACGTGCGCCATTTGGTAAAGCGGTATTAATTGATCAAGATGTCGAGGTTGATTTTATGCAGCAGACAACGGCTCACGATGTCGTGACAGTCGTCGCAACGCAGCCCCTGACGGGTAATGAAACCTGGCATAAGATTATGCCAGGCGAATGGAAGCTATTTTGCTTGGGTGAAGGCCAAAAAGGTCTTTGA
- the lpcA gene encoding D-sedoheptulose 7-phosphate isomerase: MYRDLIRDELNEAAKTLEQFLSQDANLNAIQQAAELLAASFKQGGKVLSCGNGGSHCDAMHFAEELTGRYREDRPGYPAIAISDVSHLSCVSNDFGYEFVFSRFIEAVGQSGDVLLGISTSGNSSNIIRAISAARSKGMKVITLTGKDGGKMVGTADIEIRVPHFGYADRIQEIHIKVIHILIMLIEKEMERISA; this comes from the coding sequence ATGTACCGTGATCTTATCCGTGATGAGTTAAATGAGGCAGCTAAAACGCTTGAGCAGTTCCTCAGTCAAGACGCTAACCTTAACGCTATTCAGCAGGCTGCAGAGCTGCTGGCGGCAAGCTTTAAACAGGGTGGGAAGGTATTATCTTGTGGGAACGGTGGTTCACACTGCGATGCAATGCATTTTGCGGAGGAACTAACGGGGCGTTATCGTGAAGACCGTCCTGGCTACCCGGCCATTGCGATCTCTGACGTGAGTCATTTATCGTGTGTCAGTAACGATTTTGGCTATGAGTTCGTTTTTTCTCGCTTTATCGAGGCGGTAGGGCAGTCAGGTGACGTTCTCCTTGGTATTTCTACCTCAGGTAATTCGAGTAATATCATCCGCGCTATCAGTGCCGCACGCAGCAAGGGTATGAAAGTGATCACCCTGACAGGTAAGGATGGCGGTAAGATGGTGGGCACTGCGGATATTGAAATCCGTGTTCCACATTTTGGTTATGCTGACCGTATTCAAGAGATTCATATCAAAGTTATCCATATCTTAATTATGTTGATTGAAAAAGAGATGGAACGTATTTCGGCATAA
- the dinB gene encoding DNA polymerase IV → MRKIIHVDMDCFYAAVEMRDNPALRDIPIAIGGSRERRGVISTANYPARLYGVKSAMPTATALKLCPQLTLLPGRFDAYKQASAQIQQIFKRYTSKVEPLSLDEAYLDVTECLACQGSATLIAEEIRRSIFDETGLTASAGVAPIKFLAKIASEVNKPNGLYVIPPHQVDSFLQTLPLAKIPGVGEVSSRKLADLGLYTCADIQKVELSFLLKTFGKFGRSLWEKSQGIDTRDVDGHRLRKSVGVETTLSTDIEQWGQCLDVIEKLYTELERRLRLVRPDLRIARQGVKFKFSDFQQTTLEHIWTELTKQDFIDLAFKLWEQRRQGRSVRLIGLHVNLLDPQVERQLPLQL, encoded by the coding sequence ATGCGTAAAATTATTCATGTCGATATGGATTGTTTTTATGCAGCGGTTGAAATGAGAGATAATCCTGCTCTGCGGGATATTCCTATTGCAATCGGCGGGAGTCGAGAACGGCGGGGAGTAATTAGTACCGCTAATTATCCGGCACGCCTGTATGGCGTGAAAAGTGCTATGCCAACAGCCACCGCATTAAAGTTATGTCCTCAATTGACCCTACTTCCTGGCCGATTTGACGCATACAAGCAAGCCTCTGCCCAAATACAGCAAATATTTAAGCGTTATACTTCAAAAGTAGAGCCTCTTTCTCTGGATGAAGCTTACCTTGATGTCACTGAATGCCTTGCTTGCCAAGGCTCCGCAACATTAATAGCGGAAGAGATCCGCCGCTCCATTTTCGATGAAACCGGGCTGACAGCTTCAGCAGGTGTGGCGCCAATTAAATTTCTAGCCAAGATTGCTTCTGAAGTGAATAAACCTAATGGGCTGTATGTGATCCCACCACACCAGGTCGACTCTTTTTTACAGACGCTTCCCTTAGCTAAGATCCCAGGAGTGGGGGAGGTCTCTTCACGAAAATTAGCCGATTTAGGCCTTTACACTTGCGCTGACATTCAGAAGGTTGAGCTGAGCTTTTTGTTAAAAACCTTCGGTAAATTTGGGAGAAGTCTATGGGAAAAAAGTCAAGGTATCGATACGCGAGACGTTGACGGCCATCGACTGCGTAAGTCTGTTGGTGTCGAGACCACGCTTTCTACTGATATCGAACAGTGGGGGCAATGTTTGGATGTCATTGAAAAATTGTACACAGAACTCGAACGTCGGTTACGTCTCGTCCGTCCCGATTTACGGATCGCACGTCAGGGCGTTAAATTCAAGTTTTCAGATTTTCAACAAACGACACTTGAACATATATGGACTGAACTGACGAAGCAGGATTTTATCGACCTTGCCTTTAAACTCTGGGAACAGCGGCGTCAGGGGCGTTCGGTCAGGCTGATTGGCCTACATGTCAATCTGCTTGACCCGCAAGTTGAGCGTCAATTACCGCTTCAATTATGA
- the uraD gene encoding 2-oxo-4-hydroxy-4-carboxy-5-ureidoimidazoline decarboxylase, which produces MISLKQFNESDAQGAQQAIAHCVAIETWQTELVAHRPYPDIEALHKVATELTAEWGKEALILALKAHPRIGERPMGESSEAQASRSEQAAVQDADQQSKEAIRLGNLLYEQRFQRVFLIRAKGRSPQDILAALEQRLQFSDAEDIEASVEQLREITALRLQEAIQ; this is translated from the coding sequence ATGATCTCTCTCAAGCAGTTTAATGAAAGCGACGCACAAGGCGCACAGCAGGCTATCGCTCATTGCGTAGCGATAGAAACGTGGCAAACTGAACTGGTGGCACATCGACCTTACCCGGATATTGAAGCGTTACATAAAGTCGCTACCGAGTTAACCGCTGAGTGGGGGAAAGAAGCCTTGATCTTGGCGTTAAAGGCGCATCCTCGTATTGGCGAACGGCCTATGGGAGAGAGTTCTGAGGCTCAGGCGTCGCGTAGCGAACAAGCTGCGGTTCAAGACGCAGACCAACAGAGTAAAGAGGCAATTCGGTTGGGAAACTTGCTTTATGAACAACGTTTCCAACGAGTCTTTTTGATTCGCGCTAAAGGTCGCTCGCCGCAAGATATTCTGGCAGCCCTCGAGCAACGTTTACAGTTTAGTGACGCAGAAGATATCGAGGCGAGTGTAGAACAGCTTCGTGAAATTACGGCGCTACGCCTGCAGGAGGCTATTCAATGA